The Oncorhynchus tshawytscha isolate Ot180627B linkage group LG12, Otsh_v2.0, whole genome shotgun sequence genome includes a window with the following:
- the LOC112264058 gene encoding tetranectin-like protein isoform X1, whose translation MARLVLPIFLVVSLTLLHQGYSHPSRTRKAVPAPQRDAAADEDDVKLQLEKLWQEVNSLKEISALQTVCLRGIKAHRKCYLTIEEPKHYHEANEHCIAWGGTLATPRDLNENNDLRDYAKRSAPGTKEFWIGVTDIVKEGQYVDVNSMPISYFNWDKTKKQPTGTKRESCVVLSLAAQGKWHDEVCLGKKKYICEYPIP comes from the exons ATGGCGCGTCTGGTTCTCCCCATCTTTTTGGTTGTATCTCTTACCTTGCTCCACCAGGGATATAGCCATCCATCTCGTACCAGGAAAGCAGTACCAGCACCACAGAGAG ATGCAGCGGCAGATGAGGATGATGTAAAGTTGCAGCTGGAGAAGCTGTGGCAGGAGGTGAACTCCCTGAAGGAGATCTCGGCTCTGCAGACAG TTTGTCTTCGTGGCATCAAAGCTCACAGGAAGTGTTACCTGACCATTGAGGAACCCAAGCACTACCATGAGGCCAACGAACACTGCATCGCATGGGGTGGAACACTTGCCACTCCACGTgacctcaatgaaaacaatgaccTGAGGGACTATGCCAAGAGGAGTGCGCCAGGTACCAAGGAGTTCTGGATCGGTGTGACAGACATTGTGAAGGAGGGCCAGTATGTAGACGTCAACAGCATGCCCATCAGCTACTTCAACTGGGACAAGACCAAGAAGCAGCCCACAGGGACAAAGAGGGAGAGCTGTGTCGTGCTCTCATTGGCTGCACAGGGAAAGTGGCATGATGAGGTCTGCCTTGGCAAGAAAAAGTACATTTGTGAATACCCCATTCCCTAA
- the LOC112264058 gene encoding tetranectin-like protein isoform X2: protein MARLVLPIFLVVSLTLLHQGYSHPSRTRKAVPAPQRAADEDDVKLQLEKLWQEVNSLKEISALQTVCLRGIKAHRKCYLTIEEPKHYHEANEHCIAWGGTLATPRDLNENNDLRDYAKRSAPGTKEFWIGVTDIVKEGQYVDVNSMPISYFNWDKTKKQPTGTKRESCVVLSLAAQGKWHDEVCLGKKKYICEYPIP, encoded by the exons ATGGCGCGTCTGGTTCTCCCCATCTTTTTGGTTGTATCTCTTACCTTGCTCCACCAGGGATATAGCCATCCATCTCGTACCAGGAAAGCAGTACCAGCACCACAGAGAG CGGCAGATGAGGATGATGTAAAGTTGCAGCTGGAGAAGCTGTGGCAGGAGGTGAACTCCCTGAAGGAGATCTCGGCTCTGCAGACAG TTTGTCTTCGTGGCATCAAAGCTCACAGGAAGTGTTACCTGACCATTGAGGAACCCAAGCACTACCATGAGGCCAACGAACACTGCATCGCATGGGGTGGAACACTTGCCACTCCACGTgacctcaatgaaaacaatgaccTGAGGGACTATGCCAAGAGGAGTGCGCCAGGTACCAAGGAGTTCTGGATCGGTGTGACAGACATTGTGAAGGAGGGCCAGTATGTAGACGTCAACAGCATGCCCATCAGCTACTTCAACTGGGACAAGACCAAGAAGCAGCCCACAGGGACAAAGAGGGAGAGCTGTGTCGTGCTCTCATTGGCTGCACAGGGAAAGTGGCATGATGAGGTCTGCCTTGGCAAGAAAAAGTACATTTGTGAATACCCCATTCCCTAA